The DNA sequence CGAAGGCGGACGGCGGGCGGCCCGGTGTGACAGGCTCTCAGACATGGACGACAGGACGATTCTGGGCCGGATCAACGAGCTGGTCGACGAGGAGCACCGCCTGCGTACGCAGGCGCAGGCGGGTGGGATCTCCTCGGACGAGGAGCAGTCCCGGCTGCGTGAGCTGGAGGAGTCCCTCGACCAGTGCTGGGACCTGCTGCGCCGGCGCCGGGCCGCCCGCGACTCCGGCAGCGACCCCGACGCCACCCACCCGGCCAGCCGCGCCCAGGTCGAGCGCTACCTCCAGTAACCTCTCTCCGCCCCCACGCCACCGCCGTCCCGCGACCAACCGTCCCGCGATCTTGCATTTGTCTCCCCCTTTCGTCCGGTTTGCCGGGCGACAAGTGCAAGATCGCGGGGAACGGGGCGGGGCGGTCAGCGCATGCCGGCCTCGGACAGCAGGCGGGCCGTCAGGGCGGCCGGGTCGGCCAGGTCCGTCGACAGGCCACGGGCGACGAACCAGGTGCTCACCACCCGTACGTCGCGGGCCAGGAACTCCGGCCCCTGCGGGTTGGCGACCAGGTCGACCACCTGCGGCAGGTCGATGATCACCAGCCGTCCATCGTGGACCAGCAGGTTGTACGGCGACAGGTCGCCGTGGGCCAGCCCGGACCGGGCCAGCACCACCAGGGCGTCGACCAGCTGCTCCCAGAGCCGCTCGAGGGCCACGGGTTCGGGACGCACCTGCGCCAACCGGGGCGCCGCCGTACCCGACTCCGCGTCGCCGACGAACTCCAACATCAGCTCGGTGCCGCGCAACTGCACCGGGTACGGGACGGCGATCGCCCCCAACTCCACCCCGACCTGCCACAGCCGGGTCAGCGCGCTGAACTCGGCGGCCGCCCACTGGCCGGCGATCATCTCCCGGCCGAACGCCGTACGGGCGGTCATCGCCCGGTTCTCCCGCGACCGGCGGACCCGGCGGCCCTCGAGATAGCCGGCGTCGCGGTGGAAGAGCCGGTGCTCCGGGGCGCGGTACCGCTTCGCGGCGAGCAGGCAGGACCGGTCGGTGTCCGGCACCGCGCGGCGCACCAGGTGCACGTCGGCTTCCTTGCCGGTCTTCAGCACCCCGAGTTCGGTGTCGACGGCGGCCAGCTCGGTGACCAGCCAGGCCGGGTGCGGTTCCGGGCCGTGTACGGCATCGTCCCAGGTGGACCAGCGGTCACCGGTGTCCGGCTCGTCGGTGTCGGTGTTGGTGTCGAAGCCGCCCGGCGACGGTTGCCGGCCGCGCTTCAGAAACTGCGGGTCGTCGTCGTCGAAGCGACGGTTGCCACGGGTGCGACGCTCGCGCGCCGATGGTGCGTATTCGTGCTCGCGCACAGCAGGGTTCCTTTGGTCGAGATGGAAGAAGGCAGCAAGACGCGCACAGCGATGACAGCCATGTGCTCAACTCCCTTCCACTCGACCGGGCGCACCCGGTGGTCACACGACGCGGGAAGTCTGCCGCGGGGCGGCCGGAAGGTCAACCGAATTAAACGGCCGACCTCAGGCGCCGAGTACGGCGGCCAGCGCCGGCAGCAGCCCGCCGACCGTACGGGTCGGGGTGAACCGCGGTTCCAGCCAACTGCGGCCGCGATGCAGCCACACGCTGGGCAGGCCCATCGCCGCCGCGCCGCCGATGTCGGCCTCCGGGCTGTCGCCGACGACCCAGGCCCCGTTCAGCCGCATCCGGACCCGCTGGGCGGCCATCGCGAAGATCCGCGGGTTGGGTTTGCTCACCCCGACCTCGTCGGCGACCACCCAGTCGGCGACGTAGCGGTCCAGCCCGGTCCGCCGGATCTTGGCGTCCTCCTGCCGGCTGGCGCCGTTGGTCACCACGACCGGCACCCAGCCGGCGTCGTCGGCGATCCGCAGCGCGCAGGCGACCAGCGGATCGAGCCGGATGTGCTCCATCACGCCCTCGTGCAGCGCGTCGACCAGATCGATCGACGGGGTCCGTAACTGGTAGCGCGCACGGATGGCGTCGGCCACGTCCCACCGGTCGGTCAGACCGTCCGCATCGACGGAGAGTAGCCATTCGATGTCTCCGGGCGGCGCGCCGACAGCCGCCAGGAACTGCTCGGCCCACGCGCGAAACGGCCCGCCGCGATCGAGCAGAGTGTCGTCCAGATCGAGGAACAGGAGTGGCACCCGCGCACCTTATGTGATGTCGGGCATCCGACAACACCCCTGTCATGTAAACATTATTTGCCATTGATCAAATGGCGTCGACCGATTCGCGACTCAGCCGGCGATCGATGCCCGGGAGGCACCCTGGTGGGGCAGCCGGTCGGCGAGCATCGAGTGGGCGGTCCGCACCCGGACCAGTTCCGCGGGGTCGCAGACGGTGACGACGACCGCCTCGCCCTCGTCGGCGGCCCGGACCAGCGGACGGCCCTGCGGGTCGTAGACGGCGGCACCGCCGTTGAACCACCACCGGGTGGCCCCACCGACCGGATTCGCGAAGACCACGTACATGCCGTTGTCCAACGCGCGCGCCGGATAGTAGAGATCACGGCGGTGCTCCGAACCGCGTTCGTAACCACTCGGACAGAGATAGGCGTGGGCGCCGTCGGCCGCGGCCGCCCGACCGTGTTCGGGAAAGCAGCCGTCGTAGCAGATGCCGAGCCCCAGCCGCCAACCGTCGACGGTCAACGTCGCGCCGCGTACGCCCGGGGTGAACAGCTCCTTCTCGTACGGGCCGCACAGGTGCTGTTTGTCGTACCCGGCGGTGACCGTCCCGGCGCGGTCCACGACAAGCGCCGAGCAGGTGCGCCGGCCGTCGGGATGCCGTACCGCCGCCCCGACCACGACCACGGCACTCCCGTCGCGGGCGGCCGAACGCAGCGGCTCCAGCCGGGCGTCGTCGACCAGGCCGGCGTCGTCGGCGGCCACATCGGTCAGCGGATCGGCCAGCGTCGGCGGATGGTACGCCGGCAGGAACAGTTCGGGCAGTACGACGACGGTCGCGCCCCGCGCGGTCGCCTGCCGGACCAGCCGGGCCACGGTCGCGGCGTTGCCGGGCACGTCGCCGGGCACCGCCTCGGCCTGCCCGGCGGCCACGGTCAACGCGCCGTCGGGCGCCGGGTGGGCGGGGGCGCCCATCGGCGCGGTGACGGTCACCGCGACAGGATATCGACGCAGGTCCGCCACGTCGTCCCCGGCGCTGCCAAGCCGTACGTACGGATTGCATGGCGGGCCACCGGCGTGACACGATCGTCGCGTGCCCAGGGTGAGCCAGGACCAGCTCGACGCGCGCCGCCAGGAGATCCTCGCCGCGGCCCGGGCCTGTTTCGCCCGACTCGGCTACGAGGGCGCGACGGTGCGCCGGCTCGAAGAGCAGACCGGCCTGTCCCGCGGTGCCATCTTCCACCACTTCCGGGACAAGGACTCCCTCTTCCTCGCCGTCGCCGAGGACGACGCCGCCGAAATGGCCGAGACGGTCGCCCGGAACGGTCTCGTGCAGGTGATGCGCGACCTGCTCGACCGGGCCCAGTCCCCGGACACGACCGGCTGGCTCGGCACCCAGCTCGAGGTGTCCAGGCGACTGCGCACCGACCCCGCCTTCGCCCGGCGGTGGGCCGAACGCTCCGCCAGCATCGCCGAGGCCACCCGCGAACGCCTCGCCCGCCAGCGGGACGCCGGCGTACTGCGCGACGACGTGTCCATCGAGGTGCTGGCCCAGTTCCTCGAGCTGGCGTACGACGGGCTGGTGTTGCACCTGGCGATGGGCCGGCCGGCCGGCGACCTCGGCGCGGTCCTCGACCTCGTCGAGGAGGCCGTCCGCCGCGCGTCGGTGAAGGGCTGACCCGCGCCCGGGGCCAGGGTGGCACCGGCGCGACACAATGAGGCCGCGGACCCCCTGACGCGACTGGAGTTGCACGATGGAAGTTCCAGCTACCCCTGCTGACACCTGGGGCATCCCGGGTCCCACCTTCCTGCTGATCTTCTTCATCGCCGCGACCACCCTGAGCGCGCTCGCCGTCGTACACCGGCTGATCCTCTTCGCCGGGCGCCGCGACGTGTCGCCCGGGCAGCTCGGCCCGCAGCAGGCCGCCTACCTCAACGGCGGCGACCGGCTCGCCGTCTACTCGTCGTTGGCCGCGCTGCGCAGCGCCGGCGTGATCGGGGTGGCGAAGGACCGCACCCTCGCCGTCCGCGGCCAGCTGCCGCTCGGCGCCACCCCGCTGGACACCGCCGTCTACAACGCCGCCCAGAAGCGGATCAAGCCCCGCCAACTGCAGGCCGACAGCTTCGTCGCCCGGGCCCTCGACCAGCTCCGCGAGTCGCTGGAGCAGCAGGGGCTGGCCCCGACCGCGAGCACCCGTCTGGCCGCCCGGATCGTCCCGGTGTTCATGCTCGGCCTGCTCCTCGTGGGCGTCGCGCGGATCTTCGCCGGTGTCGCCAACGACCGGCCGGTCGGCCTCATCGTCCTGTTCACGGTGCTGTACGCGCCGGTCGCGATCGTCTTCTACAACGTCGTGCCGCGCCGCACCCGGGCCGCCCGGGCCGCACTCAGTCGACTGCGGGTCCAGCACGTGCACCTCACCCCCCAGACCTCCCCCGCCTACGCCACGTACGGGGCGGCCGGTGCCGCGATGGGGGTCGCCCTTTTCGGCGCGGCGTCACTGTGGGCACTCGACCCGGGATTCGCCGGCGATGCGGAGATCCAGCGCAACTACGCCAGCGGCGGCGCAGGAAGCAGCTCCTGCGGGGGCGGTTCCTCTTCGGACGGTGGTGGTGGTGGCTCGTGCGGTGGCGGCGGGGGTGGCGGCTGCGGCGGGGGCTGCGGCGGATGACCGCCGGCCACGGCGTCGGCATCGGGTGGCGGCCGGAGATCTCCGGATTCGTCGCCGGCCTGCCCGGCCTGCGGTTCGTCGAGGTCGTCGCCGAGTCGCTGCCACCCACCGGCCCGGCCCCGGCCGCACTCGCCGACCTGCGGGCGCGTGACGTCGCCGTCGTCCCGCACGGCGTACGGCTCTCCCTCGGCGGCGCCGAACCCGTCGACCCGGCCCGGGTCGCCCACCTCGCCCACGCCGCCGCCGTCGTCGACGCGCCGCTGGTCAGCGAACACATCGCCTTCGTCCGGGCCGGTGACGTCGAGGCCGGCCACCTGCTGCCGCTGCCCCGCAGCCGGGAAGCCGTCGCCGCGGTGGTCGCCAACGTCCGCCGTACGCAGGCCGAACTGCCCGTACCCATCGCCCTCGAACCGATCGCCGCCATCTTCGACTGGCCCGACGACGAGCTGACCGAGGCGCAGTTCATCACCGAGATCCTCGACCGGACCGGCGCCCTGCTGCTGCTCGACATCGCCAACGTGTACGCCAACGCCCGCAACCGGGGCACCGACCCGGTGGACCTGCTCGACCGGCTGCCACTGGACCGGGTCGCGTACGTGCACGTCGCGGGCGGCGCCGAACACGCCGGCGTCTACCACGACACGCACACCGACCCGATCCCGGCCGAGGTGCTCGACCTGATCGGCGAGCTGTGCGCCCGGCACCGGCCGCCGGCCCTGCTGCTGGAGCGCGACGGCAACTACCCGGCCGGCGACGTGCTGCGTGCCGAACTCGACGCCATCGCCGCCGCGTCCGGCTATCCCACGGTCACATGACCGCCGGCCCCGAGCACCCGGGCGCCGGCCCCGCACCGGCAGCGCCGCACCCGCCGGGGCCGCCGCCCGGCGACCTGGCGGCCCGGCAGGCCGAACTCGTCGCGGCGCTGGTCACCGGCGCGCCCGTACCGCCGGGGTTCGACGAACGGCTCGTCGGCATCGCCCGCACCGCGCTGCTCCGCAAGCGGGCCGGTGACGTCGCCCGGCACTGGCCGCTGCTCGCCGCCGGCCTCGGCGCCGACTGGCCGGCGACGTTCGCCGGCTTCGCGGCGACCCGACCGACCCGGGGCTCGTTGCGTGACGGCTGGGACCTGGCCCGCGACCTGCACGCCGCCGGCCGGCTGACCGGCCCGGCCCGCGACGAGTTGGCCGCCCGGGAGGCGACCTGGCACTACCGGGGAGCCGACGCCCCCCGCCCGCGCCGGCTGCCGGCGCTGCGCCGCGGCGACGGCACCGTCGTGATCCAGTTCGCCGGTCGGGTACACACCCTGACGCTGCCGGGGACGGCGGCCCGACCCGGCCGTTGACAGCCCTGTCGCCCGTTACCCGGTAAGTCCCGAACAGCCGGTCGCCGCTCGCCCCCACCCGTGCGGCTGCTGCCCACGCTTTCCCCGATCGCAGGTACGCGACTACTGCTCGCCGCTGCGCGGCATCGGAATCCGAGGCGATGTAGTCCCGGACGTCCGGCCATCCCTCCCGCGCCCACGGGCCGTGCCAGTAGCCGATCAGCCTGAGCACCTTCTGACTCACCGGATCTCCCCACGGTTCGGTGGCGCAAAGCCTATCCACGATGGTCGAACCCGGCTGAGCGGTCAGCCGGGACGCTGTCGTCATGATCGTCTGCTGTTCAGGCGGTCCGTACCCGGCGTGTCGGGTGCTGGAACAGCAGACGATCATGGCCACCCGACCGGTGCGCGGCGGGTCCGGCCGTCAGCCGCCGGGGCAGCGGTTCTCGCTGCCGCTGACCGGCACGCAGTACTCGACCGGCGATGGCGGCGGCGGTGGCGGTGCCTGCCGGCCACGGTCGGCATCCCGCGCGGTCAGGGCACAGCCGGCCAGGGCCAGCCCGGCCAGCAGCACCGCGACGACGCCGTACCCGATGGCGGTGCGGCGCAGCCCACCGACCGCCGCCACGGTCGTCGTGAGGGCCGGCCCCACGAACAGGGTGAGGCAGAAGTACATGGCGAGCGCGTAGCTCCGCCGGACGCGGTCCGCGCGGGCGGCCTCGTCGTCGTCACCGAAGTGGGCCGACCAGGACTCGAAGCCGACCCCGACGTACAGGTAGGCGATCAGCACCAGCGCGGCCAGCCAGGCCAGGGTCAGGAGCAGTACGGCGGTGACCGGCCATCCCGGTCGCTGCCGTACCCCCGTCGGCGTCCCATCCATGCCGCCGACGCTATGTGCCGCCCGGGTCCGGCACGCCGGCACCACACCCCGGCGACACCGGGTACGCGTACTCTGGCCCGGCGCGGCTCACGAGGTCGGGCCGAGGGCGTCGCCGGACACGTAGTCGCGGGCCGGGACGGTGACGATCGGCTCGGGATCGTCGACGTAACGCGGCGGCGAGTCGGCGACCGCGAACTGGGTGCGGTACAGCTCGGCGTACAGGCCGCCGGCGGCCACCAGTTCGTCGTGCCGGCCGCGCTCCACGATCCGGCCGCCGTCGAGCACCAGGATCTCGTCGGCCTCCCGGACCGTCGACAGCCGGTGCGCGATCACCAGGGCCGTACGCCCCGACAGCGCGGCCGTCAGCGCCCGTTGCACGGCCGCCTCGGACTCGGAGTCGAGATGCGCGGTGGCCTCGTCGAGGATCACGATCGAAGGGGCCTTGAGCAGCATCCGGGCGATCGCGATCCGCTGCTTCTCGCCACCGGAGAAGCGGTAGCCGCGTTCGCCCACGGTCGTTTCGAGGCCGTCGGGCAGGGACCGGACCAGGTCAGCGACCTGGGCGCCACGAAGGGCGGCCCACATCTCGTCCTCGGTGGCGTCGGGTTTGGCGTAGCGCAGGTTCTCCGCGATCGACTCGTGGAACAGGTGCGCGTCCTGGGTGACGACGCCGATGGTGTCGCGCAGCGAGTCGAGTGTGGCGTCCCGTACGTCGACCCCGCCGACCAGGACGGCACCGTCGCTGACGTCGTAGACCCGGGAGACGAGCATCGAGGTGGTCGACTTGCCGGCCCCGGACGGGCCGACCAGGGCCACCATCCGGCCGGGTTGGACGGTGAAGCTGACGCCGCGCAGCACCGGGTCGGACTCGGTACGGTCCAGCGCCGCGACGCTCTCCAGCGAGGCGAGCGAGACCTCGGCCGCGCTCGGGTAGCGGAACCACACGTCGCGGAACTCCAGGTGCCCGGAGCCGGCCGGGATGTCGACGGCGTCGGCCTTCTCGGCGATGGACGGCTTCAGGTCGAGCACCTCGAAGACCCGGTCGAACGAGACGAGCGCGCTCATCACGTCGACGCGCACGTTCGACAGCGCGGTCAGCGGCCCGTAGAGGCGGGTGAGCAGCAGGGCGAGGGTAACGACGGTGCCGGCGCTGACCGAGCCGGTGACGGCGAGCCAGCCGCCGAGGCCGTACGTGAGCGCCTGCGCGAGCGAGGCGACCAGCAGCATGGCGACGAAGAAGGTACGCGAGTACATCGCCGACTGGATGCCGATGTCGCGGACCCGTTCGGCGCGCTGCCCGAACCTCCGCGCCTCGACGTCGGGCCGGGCGAAGAGCTTGACCAGCAGTGCGCCGGCGACGCCGAACCGCTCGGTCATCGTGGCGTTCATCTTCGCGTCGAGGTCGTACGACTCCCGGGTGATCTCGGCCAGCCGGCGGCCGACCCGGCGGGCGGGCAGGATGAAGATCGGCAGCAGAACCAGGGACAGCGCGGTGATCTGCCACGACAGGGTGAACATGACCGCGGCGGTCAGCACCAGTTGGATGACGTTGCTGACCACGCCGGACAGGGTTGAGGTGAAGGCCCGCTGGGCCCCGAGCACGTCGTTGTTCAGCCGGCTGACGAGGGCGCCGGTCTGGGTACGGCTGAAGAACTGCAACGGCATGCGCTGCACGTGGTCGTAGACCCGGCTGCGCAGGTCGAGGATGATGCCCTCACCGATCCGGGCGGAGAACCAGCGTTGCGCCAACTGCAGCAGCGCGTCGGCGACGGCCAGACCGGCGATGAACAGCGCGAGCCGTACGACGACGGAACCGGCTTCCGGGCCGCCGCCGGTGATGGCGTTGATGACGTCACCGGCCAGCACCGGGGTGGCGACGCCGATGACGGCGGCCAGGACCACGGTGACCAGGAAGACCGAGATGTCCGCACGGTACGGACGGGCGAAGGCGACGATGCGCCGGGCGGTGCCACGGGTCAACCGGTGCTTGTCGACCGTTTCCTGGTCGCGCATCGAGCGGAGCATGCTCCAGCCGCCCATGCCACCGCCTGCTCCGGACATCGGGTGGGACACCGTCACCTCCGTTTGGTCATCGGTCGGGTCCAGTGTTCCCGACACCTACGACAACCCCGGGAACAACCGGATCCTTCCTGATCCGGTGGGTCGGCATGATCACGGGTGACCGCCCCGCACGCGGCTAGAATGGCCTGCCCGCCGAACCACCGCCCGATCCCGCTGGAGACGCTGTGACCGACCGCGGCGCCGGCCTGGGCGCACTGTGCGTCCTGGCGGCCTCGCTGCTGTGGGGCACGACCGGCACCGCGGCGAGCCTCGCCCCGGCCGTCGGGTCGCTGGCCGTCGGCGCCGCGGCGATGGGGGTCGGCGGCCTGCTCCAGGCCCTGGTCGCCGGCAGTCACCTACGCCGCGACCGGGCGCTGCTGCGCGCCCGCTGGCCCGTCGTACTGGTCGGTGCGGTGGCCGTCGCCGTCTATCCGCTGGCCTTCTACACCTCGATGCGGCTGGCCGGCGTCGCGGTGGGCACCGTCGTGTCGATCGGCTCCGCGCCCCTGGCCTCGGCCCTGATCGAGCGCGTCGCCGACGGCCGCCGGCTCTCCCCGCGCTGGGTGGTCGGGGCCGGACTGGGGCTGGCCGGAACGGTTCTGCTCTGCGTGGCCCGCGCGGCGGGGGGCGCGGACGCGACGGCACCGCGGCCGGTGGCCGGCACCGTACTCGGCCTGCTCGCCGGCCTCACGTACGCGCTCTACTCGTGGACCGCGCACCGGCTGATGGCCGGCGGCCTCTCCTCGCGCGCCGCGATGGGGTCGACCTTCGGCCTCGGCGGGCTGCTGCTGATGCCGGTCCTGGTCGCGACGGGCGGCCCGTTCCTCGAGGCGGGGCGGCACCTGGCGGTCGGCGCCTACCTGGCGGTCGTGCCGATGTTCGTCGGCTATCTCCTCTTCGGCTGGGGCCTGGCCCGGGTGCCGGCGAGCGCGGCGACGACGCTGTCCCTCTTCGAGCCCGCGGTCGCGGCCGTGCTCGCGGTGCTCGTCGTCGGCGAGCGGCTGCCGGGCGTGGGCTGGTTCGGCGTCGGCCTGGTCGGCGCCTGTCTGGCCGTGCTCACCGTTCCGGTCCGGCGCCGGCGGCGCGTCGCCGGGACGGCGGCCCCGGTCGTGGAGCCGGAATCCCGGCCGGAGCCGGTCGGCTGAATCCGCCGGGACCGGCTTCCGGTCCGCGGGTACCGGCCCTGCTGGTCAGTCGGTGGCGCCGGTGAGATCGCGCAGGCGTCGGGTCTGCGCCTCCCGCTCGGCCCGCTGCTGGTCGACGGGCGACCTGCCGCCCGCGCCGGCGAGCAGCGCCTTGATCTCGACGACCGCGTCGCGGTTGCCGGCCAGGATCGCCGCGGTCAGGTCGCGTACGGCGGCGTCGAGGTCGGCGCGCGGCACGACCACGTTGGCCAGGCCGAGCCGGTCGGCCTCGACGGCGTCGATCCGCCGCCCCGTCACACAGATCTCCAGGGCCCGGGCGTAGCCGACCAGGTCGACCAGCCGCTTGGTACCGGCCAGGTCGGGTACGAGCCCGAGGGTGACCTCGGCCATCGAGAGTTTCGCGTCGTCGGCGAGGACCCGCAGGTCGCAGGCGAGCGCGAGTTGGAACCCGGCGCCGATGGCGTGCCCCTGCACGGCCGCGACCGAGATCAGGTCGGGACGGTGCAGCCAGGTGAACCCGGCCTGGAACTCGGCGATGCGGTCGGCGCAGGCCTCGGGCGACATCCGGGCGAGGTCGGCGAACGAGCCCCCGCCCGGGTCGGGGTCGGCACCGCCGGCGACCGACAGGTCGAGGCCGGCGGAGAAGGCGCGGCCTTCGCCCCGGACCACGACCACGCGGACGTCACCGGACAGTTGCCGGGAGAACTCGCGCAGCGTCTCCCACATCGCGGGGGTCTGCGCGTTGAGCACGTCGGGCCGGCACAACGTCACTGTCGCGACCGGCCCGTCGCGGTCGAGCCGCACTCCGCTCGCTGTGCTCACCGGGGGATCCTGGCGTGGGCGGAGGCGGGAGAGGCTGAAGAGCTGGTCACGCCTTCTTGCGACGACGGGCGCCGCCGCGCTGACGCAACTGCACTCCGGACTCGGTGAGCACCCGGTGAACGAACCCGTAGGAGCGGCCCGTGGAGACCGCCAGGGCACGAATGCTCTCTCCCGAGGTGTACCGCTTTACAAGGTCCTTGGCGAGCGTCTGACGCTCGGCCCCGACGATGCGGCGACCCTTCTCAGTGCTGGTGGCTGTGCCAGTGGCTGCCATGTTGGAATCCTCACGTCCCAGACTGTGCGGTTCGATGCGGTCCCACCTATTAGACCGCCTCGAACGATCATGCGCCAGATATCATCTGTTCGCCAACCGACACGCGCGTCACTGTCGGCTACCCGATACCTGTATC is a window from the Polymorphospora rubra genome containing:
- a CDS encoding serine protein kinase RIO, with the translated sequence MREHEYAPSARERRTRGNRRFDDDDPQFLKRGRQPSPGGFDTNTDTDEPDTGDRWSTWDDAVHGPEPHPAWLVTELAAVDTELGVLKTGKEADVHLVRRAVPDTDRSCLLAAKRYRAPEHRLFHRDAGYLEGRRVRRSRENRAMTARTAFGREMIAGQWAAAEFSALTRLWQVGVELGAIAVPYPVQLRGTELMLEFVGDAESGTAAPRLAQVRPEPVALERLWEQLVDALVVLARSGLAHGDLSPYNLLVHDGRLVIIDLPQVVDLVANPQGPEFLARDVRVVSTWFVARGLSTDLADPAALTARLLSEAGMR
- a CDS encoding carbon-nitrogen hydrolase family protein, translating into MTVTAPMGAPAHPAPDGALTVAAGQAEAVPGDVPGNAATVARLVRQATARGATVVVLPELFLPAYHPPTLADPLTDVAADDAGLVDDARLEPLRSAARDGSAVVVVGAAVRHPDGRRTCSALVVDRAGTVTAGYDKQHLCGPYEKELFTPGVRGATLTVDGWRLGLGICYDGCFPEHGRAAAADGAHAYLCPSGYERGSEHRRDLYYPARALDNGMYVVFANPVGGATRWWFNGGAAVYDPQGRPLVRAADEGEAVVVTVCDPAELVRVRTAHSMLADRLPHQGASRASIAG
- a CDS encoding helix-turn-helix domain-containing protein, with amino-acid sequence MAATGTATSTEKGRRIVGAERQTLAKDLVKRYTSGESIRALAVSTGRSYGFVHRVLTESGVQLRQRGGARRRKKA
- a CDS encoding ABC transporter ATP-binding protein produces the protein MTVSHPMSGAGGGMGGWSMLRSMRDQETVDKHRLTRGTARRIVAFARPYRADISVFLVTVVLAAVIGVATPVLAGDVINAITGGGPEAGSVVVRLALFIAGLAVADALLQLAQRWFSARIGEGIILDLRSRVYDHVQRMPLQFFSRTQTGALVSRLNNDVLGAQRAFTSTLSGVVSNVIQLVLTAAVMFTLSWQITALSLVLLPIFILPARRVGRRLAEITRESYDLDAKMNATMTERFGVAGALLVKLFARPDVEARRFGQRAERVRDIGIQSAMYSRTFFVAMLLVASLAQALTYGLGGWLAVTGSVSAGTVVTLALLLTRLYGPLTALSNVRVDVMSALVSFDRVFEVLDLKPSIAEKADAVDIPAGSGHLEFRDVWFRYPSAAEVSLASLESVAALDRTESDPVLRGVSFTVQPGRMVALVGPSGAGKSTTSMLVSRVYDVSDGAVLVGGVDVRDATLDSLRDTIGVVTQDAHLFHESIAENLRYAKPDATEDEMWAALRGAQVADLVRSLPDGLETTVGERGYRFSGGEKQRIAIARMLLKAPSIVILDEATAHLDSESEAAVQRALTAALSGRTALVIAHRLSTVREADEILVLDGGRIVERGRHDELVAAGGLYAELYRTQFAVADSPPRYVDDPEPIVTVPARDYVSGDALGPTS
- a CDS encoding HAD family hydrolase, whose translation is MPLLFLDLDDTLLDRGGPFRAWAEQFLAAVGAPPGDIEWLLSVDADGLTDRWDVADAIRARYQLRTPSIDLVDALHEGVMEHIRLDPLVACALRIADDAGWVPVVVTNGASRQEDAKIRRTGLDRYVADWVVADEVGVSKPNPRIFAMAAQRVRMRLNGAWVVGDSPEADIGGAAAMGLPSVWLHRGRSWLEPRFTPTRTVGGLLPALAAVLGA
- a CDS encoding DUF692 domain-containing protein; protein product: MTAGHGVGIGWRPEISGFVAGLPGLRFVEVVAESLPPTGPAPAALADLRARDVAVVPHGVRLSLGGAEPVDPARVAHLAHAAAVVDAPLVSEHIAFVRAGDVEAGHLLPLPRSREAVAAVVANVRRTQAELPVPIALEPIAAIFDWPDDELTEAQFITEILDRTGALLLLDIANVYANARNRGTDPVDLLDRLPLDRVAYVHVAGGAEHAGVYHDTHTDPIPAEVLDLIGELCARHRPPALLLERDGNYPAGDVLRAELDAIAAASGYPTVT
- a CDS encoding TIGR04222 domain-containing membrane protein; the encoded protein is MEVPATPADTWGIPGPTFLLIFFIAATTLSALAVVHRLILFAGRRDVSPGQLGPQQAAYLNGGDRLAVYSSLAALRSAGVIGVAKDRTLAVRGQLPLGATPLDTAVYNAAQKRIKPRQLQADSFVARALDQLRESLEQQGLAPTASTRLAARIVPVFMLGLLLVGVARIFAGVANDRPVGLIVLFTVLYAPVAIVFYNVVPRRTRAARAALSRLRVQHVHLTPQTSPAYATYGAAGAAMGVALFGAASLWALDPGFAGDAEIQRNYASGGAGSSSCGGGSSSDGGGGGSCGGGGGGGCGGGCGG
- a CDS encoding DUF2630 family protein, giving the protein MDDRTILGRINELVDEEHRLRTQAQAGGISSDEEQSRLRELEESLDQCWDLLRRRRAARDSGSDPDATHPASRAQVERYLQ
- a CDS encoding DUF6234 family protein, producing the protein MDGTPTGVRQRPGWPVTAVLLLTLAWLAALVLIAYLYVGVGFESWSAHFGDDDEAARADRVRRSYALAMYFCLTLFVGPALTTTVAAVGGLRRTAIGYGVVAVLLAGLALAGCALTARDADRGRQAPPPPPPSPVEYCVPVSGSENRCPGG
- a CDS encoding enoyl-CoA hydratase/isomerase family protein; protein product: MSTASGVRLDRDGPVATVTLCRPDVLNAQTPAMWETLREFSRQLSGDVRVVVVRGEGRAFSAGLDLSVAGGADPDPGGGSFADLARMSPEACADRIAEFQAGFTWLHRPDLISVAAVQGHAIGAGFQLALACDLRVLADDAKLSMAEVTLGLVPDLAGTKRLVDLVGYARALEICVTGRRIDAVEADRLGLANVVVPRADLDAAVRDLTAAILAGNRDAVVEIKALLAGAGGRSPVDQQRAEREAQTRRLRDLTGATD
- a CDS encoding DMT family transporter, with the protein product MTDRGAGLGALCVLAASLLWGTTGTAASLAPAVGSLAVGAAAMGVGGLLQALVAGSHLRRDRALLRARWPVVLVGAVAVAVYPLAFYTSMRLAGVAVGTVVSIGSAPLASALIERVADGRRLSPRWVVGAGLGLAGTVLLCVARAAGGADATAPRPVAGTVLGLLAGLTYALYSWTAHRLMAGGLSSRAAMGSTFGLGGLLLMPVLVATGGPFLEAGRHLAVGAYLAVVPMFVGYLLFGWGLARVPASAATTLSLFEPAVAAVLAVLVVGERLPGVGWFGVGLVGACLAVLTVPVRRRRRVAGTAAPVVEPESRPEPVG
- a CDS encoding TetR/AcrR family transcriptional regulator; its protein translation is MPRVSQDQLDARRQEILAAARACFARLGYEGATVRRLEEQTGLSRGAIFHHFRDKDSLFLAVAEDDAAEMAETVARNGLVQVMRDLLDRAQSPDTTGWLGTQLEVSRRLRTDPAFARRWAERSASIAEATRERLARQRDAGVLRDDVSIEVLAQFLELAYDGLVLHLAMGRPAGDLGAVLDLVEEAVRRASVKG